From a single Phaenicophaeus curvirostris isolate KB17595 chromosome 23, BPBGC_Pcur_1.0, whole genome shotgun sequence genomic region:
- the C23H1orf216 gene encoding UPF0500 protein C1orf216 homolog, which produces MFAVCPPGAPANAPFRGAPTLGTAVPGAGCGHDSNSNFVGEVCDSNDNWSQPAAGSPPEEGSSRSENTTNPSDNLLLLMQRQMVEGRLRDAAPSLGAAQPRLPEQGVRSPPEGAEVGGVEGQNATEEPAGGCGKTPSSPAEDNGYASSSLSIDSPDSACGSSWDPPAAAPLPGSPARAAVAEPEPGTLFPALAEAVQHLQFKERFKEREKEKHHIQLVMYRRLALLRWIHGLQQKVVDQQNRLQESFDTILDNRKELIRFMQHGPACPAGTAAPSP; this is translated from the coding sequence ATGTTTGCCGTCTGCCCGCCCGGCGCCCCGGCAAACGCCCCGTTCCGGGGGGCCCCAACGCTGGGCACGGCCGTGCCGGGGGCCGGCTGCGGCCACGACTCCAACTCCAACTTTGTGGGAGAGGTGTGCGACAGCAACGACAACTGGAGCCAGCCAGCAGCGGGGTCCCCGCCGGAGGAGGGCTCCAGCCGGAGCGAAAACACCACAAATCCATCCGATAATCTGCTGTTATTAATGCAGAGACAGATGGTGGAAGGCCGGCTTAGGGATGCCGCCCCGAGCCTGGGCGCCGCGCAGCCTCGTCTCCCCGAGCAGGGGGTGCGCAGCCCCCCCGAGGGAGCAGAAGTCGGCGGGGTGGAGGGCCAAAATGCTACCGAGGAGCCAGCCGGGGGATGTGGCAAGACCCCGAGTTCCCCTGCCGAGGACAACGGCTACGCCAGCAGCTCCCTCAGCATCGACAGCCCCGACAGCGCCTGCGGGAGCTCCTGGGACCCTCCCGCCGCTGCCCCTCTCCCTGGCAGCCCAGCCCGGGCGGCGGTGGCCGAGCCCGAGCCGGGGACCCTCTTCCCAGCGCTGGCAGAGGCCGTGCAGCACCTCCAGTTCAAGGAGCGCTTCAAGGAGCGCGAGAAGGAGAAGCACCACATCCAGCTGGTGATGTACCGGCGCCTGGCCTTGCTGCGCTGGATCCACGGCCTCCAGCAGAAAGTGGTGGACCAGCAGAACCGCCTGCAGGAGAGTTTCGACACCATCCTGGATAACCGCAAGGAGCTCATCCGCTTCATGCAGCACGGCCCCGCGTGCCCCGCCGGCACGGCCGCCCCCAGCCCCTGA